The following proteins are encoded in a genomic region of Thiomonas sp. X19:
- a CDS encoding cupin-like domain-containing protein — protein sequence MVRASDLPYADFFRHDLRANRPVVIDNAVTAWPALQKWTPHYFKQHFGQHQVQVSYTKRMVFADFADAVPASSEQRPGPCL from the coding sequence GTGGTGCGCGCCAGCGACTTGCCCTATGCCGATTTTTTCCGGCATGACCTGCGCGCCAACCGGCCCGTGGTCATCGACAACGCCGTGACCGCCTGGCCCGCGTTGCAAAAATGGACGCCGCACTATTTCAAGCAGCACTTCGGCCAGCATCAGGTCCAGGTGTCGTACACCAAGCGCATGGTCTTCGCCGATTTTGCCGACGCCGTGCCGGCCTCCAGCGAGCAGCGCCCCGGCCCCTGTTTGTAG
- a CDS encoding histidine phosphatase family protein, which produces MSPPLHVIFWRHAEAEDIDADADAKAADQADLRRALTRQGRRDASRVAAWIKAHVPKPWVVCASPALRARQTAMALVDYPVDEPRLAPDCGVDDLLAVIADHDDAHSALVLCGHQPTMGSAALRWLSGCEQAFSLRKSGLVWVAERQRESASARMLRACISADLLD; this is translated from the coding sequence ATGAGTCCACCCCTGCATGTGATTTTCTGGCGCCATGCCGAAGCCGAAGACATCGACGCTGACGCTGATGCCAAGGCCGCCGACCAGGCTGATCTGCGCCGCGCCCTCACCCGCCAGGGCCGACGCGACGCCAGCCGTGTGGCCGCATGGATCAAGGCCCATGTACCCAAACCCTGGGTGGTGTGCGCCAGCCCCGCACTGCGCGCACGACAGACGGCGATGGCGCTGGTGGACTACCCGGTGGACGAACCGCGCCTGGCGCCCGACTGTGGTGTGGACGATCTGTTGGCCGTGATCGCCGATCACGACGACGCCCACAGCGCCCTGGTGCTGTGCGGCCACCAGCCCACCATGGGCAGCGCCGCGTTGCGCTGGCTCAGCGGTTGCGAGCAAGCCTTCAGCCTGCGCAAGAGCGGGCTCGTCTGGGTGGCCGAGCGCCAGCGCGAAAGCGCCTCCGCCCGCATGCTGCGCGCCTGCATCAGCGCCGATCTGCTGGATTGA
- a CDS encoding YdcH family protein, with product MWMDHHDLLREFPEEAKAIVALRERNGHFDARCARFDAVSAEIVRIERGKESAGDAQLHTLRLDRLKLKDEIVALLRQG from the coding sequence ATGTGGATGGATCACCATGATTTGCTGCGCGAATTTCCCGAGGAGGCGAAAGCCATCGTCGCCCTGCGGGAACGCAATGGCCATTTCGACGCGCGGTGTGCGCGTTTCGATGCGGTGAGCGCGGAAATCGTGCGCATCGAGCGCGGCAAGGAATCGGCCGGCGATGCGCAGCTTCACACGCTGCGGCTGGATCGGCTCAAGCTCAAGGATGAGATCGTGGCCCTGCTGCGCCAGGGTTGA
- the ppx gene encoding exopolyphosphatase, with amino-acid sequence MSLNIQHLAAVDLGSNSFRMLVGKASENSHGAQIYPLDSLREPVRLGAGLDANKNLTEESQQRALVTLSRFGERLRQFQPERVRAVATNAVRVAKNAHVFLERAQAALGFPIEVIAGREEARLVYIGAAHSVAPAAGNRLVVDIGGGSTEFIIGQGHEPRLMESLYIGCVSMSRDFFPGGLVDEQRMKAAELAARREVQIIASAFRKTGWTNAVGSSGTARALADILVGNQLNPHGQSLGITRAGLRELRKIYVRAGNLETLKMVGLKSDRIAVAPGGLAIMLGVFEELGIKDMEATDAGLRLGVLYDLLGREQQQDMRELTVQQFMQRYAVDVKQAGRVEEQALALFLQLNPEATSTQQQTLRWAAVLHEVGLSISHSAYHKHSAYIVANADMPGFSRSEQATMADMVLSHGGKLKKLGGLDTINLDLRAVLALRLAVLMARNRHDVEPGGLRLLPGAGKSGVLGARIEASARWLKASPLTQYSLEQEVAEWQRAGVELQLDTVATA; translated from the coding sequence ATGTCCCTGAACATTCAACACTTGGCAGCGGTCGATCTCGGCTCCAACAGTTTTCGCATGCTGGTGGGCAAGGCCAGCGAGAACAGCCACGGCGCACAGATCTATCCGCTGGATTCGTTGCGCGAACCGGTGCGCCTGGGCGCGGGGCTGGATGCGAACAAGAACCTCACCGAAGAGTCGCAACAGCGCGCCCTGGTCACGCTCAGCCGCTTCGGCGAGCGCCTGCGCCAGTTCCAGCCGGAGCGGGTGCGCGCCGTGGCCACCAACGCGGTGCGGGTGGCGAAGAACGCCCATGTGTTTCTGGAGCGCGCGCAAGCGGCCCTGGGATTTCCCATCGAGGTCATCGCCGGGCGCGAGGAGGCGCGGCTGGTCTATATCGGCGCGGCGCATTCGGTGGCACCCGCGGCGGGCAACCGGCTGGTGGTGGACATCGGCGGCGGTTCCACGGAATTCATCATCGGCCAGGGCCATGAGCCCCGGTTGATGGAGTCGCTCTACATCGGCTGCGTCTCCATGAGCCGCGATTTCTTCCCCGGCGGACTGGTGGACGAGCAGCGCATGAAGGCCGCCGAACTGGCCGCCCGGCGCGAGGTGCAAATCATCGCGAGCGCCTTCCGCAAAACCGGCTGGACCAACGCCGTTGGCTCCAGCGGCACGGCGCGGGCGCTGGCCGACATCCTGGTCGGCAACCAGCTCAATCCGCATGGGCAGTCGCTCGGCATCACCCGCGCCGGCCTGCGCGAGTTGCGCAAAATCTATGTGCGTGCCGGCAACCTTGAAACCCTGAAGATGGTCGGTCTCAAGTCCGACCGCATTGCCGTGGCGCCGGGCGGCCTGGCCATCATGCTCGGGGTGTTCGAGGAACTCGGCATCAAGGACATGGAAGCCACCGACGCCGGCTTGCGCCTGGGGGTGCTGTACGACCTGCTGGGCCGCGAGCAGCAGCAGGACATGCGCGAACTCACCGTGCAGCAGTTCATGCAGCGATACGCCGTGGACGTGAAACAGGCCGGGCGTGTGGAGGAGCAGGCTCTGGCGCTGTTCCTGCAGCTCAACCCGGAAGCGACCTCGACCCAGCAGCAAACGTTGCGCTGGGCGGCCGTACTGCACGAGGTGGGGCTGTCCATTTCCCACAGCGCGTATCACAAGCATTCGGCCTATATCGTGGCCAATGCCGACATGCCCGGTTTTTCCCGCAGCGAGCAGGCGACCATGGCCGACATGGTGCTGAGCCACGGCGGCAAGCTGAAGAAGCTCGGCGGCCTGGACACCATCAACCTGGACCTGCGCGCCGTGCTGGCGCTGCGTCTGGCCGTGCTCATGGCGCGCAATCGCCACGATGTCGAACCCGGTGGCCTGCGGCTGCTGCCGGGCGCGGGCAAGAGCGGTGTGCTGGGCGCGCGCATCGAGGCCAGCGCACGTTGGTTGAAAGCCTCGCCGTTGACGCAGTACAGCCTGGAGCAGGAAGTTGCGGAATGGCAGCGCGCCGGCGTCGAACTGCAACTCGACACCGTTGCGACGGCTTGA
- a CDS encoding cupin-like domain-containing protein, protein MPELLPDLIPQNVYGFPLRHVSPLMPERWRRPDGFLKLLMGGPGSKFPVMHDDLEHAHAQITEIYGEREYSLFPPEDTPYLHPSPVQTSLSQIDQPHEPDLQRFPLMAQASPHHTALKPVRMIFIPMGWWRAARPFSVSISICTAIMDRSNWPGFVRDVCATPEGRPFKRLLKRGHRIWRAPAP, encoded by the coding sequence TTGCCCGAGTTGCTGCCCGACCTCATCCCGCAGAACGTCTACGGCTTTCCGCTGCGCCATGTCAGCCCCTTGATGCCTGAGCGCTGGAGGCGCCCCGACGGTTTCCTCAAACTGCTGATGGGCGGGCCCGGCAGCAAGTTCCCGGTAATGCACGACGACCTGGAACACGCCCATGCGCAGATCACCGAAATCTATGGCGAGAGGGAGTATTCCCTGTTCCCGCCCGAGGACACGCCCTATCTCCACCCCTCGCCGGTGCAGACCAGCCTGTCGCAAATCGACCAGCCGCACGAGCCCGATCTGCAGCGCTTTCCGCTCATGGCGCAAGCCTCGCCACACCACACCGCGCTCAAACCGGTGCGGATGATTTTCATCCCCATGGGCTGGTGGCGCGCGGCGCGGCCGTTTTCCGTCTCCATTTCGATTTGCACCGCCATCATGGACCGCTCGAATTGGCCCGGTTTCGTGCGCGACGTCTGCGCCACCCCGGAAGGCCGACCATTCAAGCGCCTGCTCAAACGCGGCCATCGGATCTGGAGAGCGCCGGCGCCGTGA
- a CDS encoding GNAT family N-acetyltransferase: protein MHKHQEIGPSALAFHEPALAHGRSQGHAARRTAAGAEHAAGCAGLTMAWARQPHEVREAQRLRWKVFAEELGARIATPSPGFDIDIFDPYCDHLLVRNAEGLLVGTYRVLPPHQAQRVGGLYSETEFDITRLVHLRPRLLELGRSCVHQGYRSGAVIMALWAGLAHYMQSNGLDAMIGCASVSMRDGGHYAASLWARLRKTHLAAVEDHMQPRLPLPVGSLRQDLPAEAPPLLKGYLRVGARICGAPAWDPDFNTADFPLLMRLADVNPRYARHFLSAAEA from the coding sequence ATGCACAAACACCAAGAAATCGGGCCGAGCGCACTGGCCTTTCACGAACCCGCATTGGCCCATGGGAGAAGCCAGGGCCATGCCGCGCGCAGAACTGCTGCGGGCGCCGAGCACGCTGCCGGCTGCGCAGGCCTGACCATGGCCTGGGCGCGCCAGCCGCACGAGGTGCGCGAAGCCCAGCGGCTGCGCTGGAAAGTGTTCGCTGAAGAACTTGGGGCGCGCATCGCCACGCCTTCGCCCGGTTTCGACATCGACATCTTCGACCCTTATTGCGACCACCTGCTGGTGCGCAACGCCGAGGGCTTGCTGGTGGGCACTTACCGCGTGCTGCCGCCGCACCAGGCCCAACGCGTGGGCGGACTGTATTCAGAGACCGAGTTCGACATCACCCGTCTGGTCCACCTGCGCCCGCGCCTGCTGGAACTGGGACGCTCCTGCGTGCACCAGGGCTACCGCAGCGGCGCCGTCATCATGGCGTTGTGGGCCGGCTTGGCGCATTACATGCAAAGCAACGGGCTGGACGCGATGATCGGCTGCGCCAGTGTGTCCATGCGCGACGGCGGGCATTACGCCGCCAGCCTCTGGGCGCGGCTGCGCAAGACCCATCTGGCAGCGGTGGAGGATCACATGCAACCGCGCCTGCCGCTGCCGGTGGGTAGCCTGCGGCAGGATTTGCCGGCCGAAGCCCCGCCGCTGCTCAAAGGCTATTTGCGGGTGGGGGCAAGGATCTGCGGCGCGCCCGCCTGGGACCCGGACTTCAACACCGCCGACTTCCCTTTGCTGATGCGACTGGCCGATGTGAACCCACGCTATGCGCGCCATTTCCTGAGTGCCGCAGAAGCCTGA